One part of the Nymphalis io chromosome 22, ilAglIoxx1.1, whole genome shotgun sequence genome encodes these proteins:
- the LOC126777365 gene encoding ornithine decarboxylase 1-like → MKVIEEEQPVCVMEGPWSPLSVIRDIVDEGAQEDPFYVMDLGEVVARYHQWKELMPRVEPFYAVKCNDDKLLLSTLAALGTGFDCASKAEIQLVTSLGVRPERIIFANPAKPASHMRWATAAGVNAITFDSETELVKTKHYMPQAQLIIRIRCDASSAQCPLGIKFGCDPVTEAPRLLKLAAVLGLSVVGVSFHVGSGAAESAVYARAVRLARDLFDAGGAAGHRMRVLDVGGGFPGNSGTCIREVSSVINTALETHFPSRDVRVIAEPGRYFAAAAYTLATMIHATRELPAKEEEGGANHMMYFINDGVYGSFNCVLYDHQQVVAEPLEPSSERAQPCSLWGPTCDALDCVLPACSLPPQRAGSWLVFRDMGAYTLPVASAFNGFPTPKVRAVVDKRLWSTLKELWPLTEAHFSFGRVTAPQTPPPSPEPRTPPPTTLNPLEHTVFVECALK, encoded by the exons ATGAAGGTCATTGAAGAGGAGCAGCCCGTGTGCGTGATGGAGGGCCCCTGGAGCCCCCTGAGCGTGATACGGGATATAGTGGACGAGGGGGCCCAGGAGGACCCGTTCTATGTGATGGATCTGGGTGAGGTTGTGGCGCGATACCACCAGTGGAAGGAGCTGATGCCACGCGTTGAGCCGTTTTATG CGGTGAAATGCAACGACGACAAGCTGCTGCTGAGCACATTGGCTGCGCTCGGAACCGGCTTCGACTGCGCCTCCAAAGCGGAGATACAACTCGTCACCTCGCTGGGAGTTCGCCCCGA ACGCATAATCTTCGCGAACCCCGCTAAGCCCGCGTCACACATGCGCTGGGCAACCGCCGCCGGTGTCAACGCCATCACCTTCGACTCGGAGACGGAGCTGGTCAAGACCAAGCACTATATGCCACAAGCACA GCTGATAATACGCATCCGTTGTGACGCGTCGTCCGCCCAGTGCCCGCTGGGGATCAAGTTTGGGTGCGATCCGGTCACCGAAGCCCCGCGTCTGCTGAAGCTGGCTGCAGTGCTCGGCCTCAGC GTGGTGGGCGTGTCGTTCCACGTGGGCTCGGGCGCGGCGGAGTCGGCCGTGTACGCGCGCGCCGTGCGCCTCGCGCGCGACCTGTTCGACGCGGGCGGCGCCGCCGGACACCGCATGCGCGTGCTGGACGTCGGCGGGGGCTTCCCCGGGAACAGCGGCACCTGCATACGGGAG GTATCGTCGGTGATCAACACAGCTCTGGAGACCCACTTCCCGTCCCGCGACGTGCGCGTGATCGCGGAGCCCGGCCGGTACTTCGCGGCGGCCGCATACACGCTGGCTACCATGATACACGCCACTAGAGAG CTCCCGGCCAAAGAGGAAGAGGGCGGCGCGAACCACATGATGTACTTCATCAACGACGGCGTGTACGGCTCCTTCAACTGCGTACTATATGATCATCAACAGGTCGTCGCCGAACCGCTGGAG CCGAGCTCCGAGCGCGCCCAGCCGTGCTCGCTGTGGGGCCCCACATGCGACGCGCTGGACTGCGTGCTCCCCGCGTGCTCGCTGCCCCCGCAGCGCGCGGGCTCGTGGCTCGTGTTCCGCGACATGGGCGCCTACACGCTGCCCGTCGCCTCCGCCTTCAACGGCTTCCCCACGCCCAAGGTGCGGGCCGTCGTGGACAAGCGATTGTG GTCGACCCTCAAGGAGCTCTGGCCGCTAACGGAAGCTCACTTCTCGTTCGGGCGCGTCACGGCTCCGCAGACCCCGCCGCCGTCCCCCGAGCCTCGCACTCCGCCCCCCACCACCCTGAACCCCCTCGAACACACGGTGTTCGTCGAGTGCGCGCTCAAGTGA